The following coding sequences lie in one Candidatus Schekmanbacteria bacterium genomic window:
- a CDS encoding universal stress protein: protein MENLFKRILVPVDFSDGSMNSFNLAEFFSKDRGSKIILVHIISEPLITDPIHSSEYFTPKIIADLKEELEEKIQEEYVEKSNLKNDIETVVLRGYPPTEIISLIEKTNADLVVMGTHGRKGLAHLLLGSVTEKVIRASKVPVITMRVDTVIAPESYNIKKILVPYDFSQLSEKSLHLAERIANFYHSEIDLVFVNQPITYYPYYLSDYISEEDVLEKIDEEIKEKLEALANREESKNIKVDTFVKRGEPYEKIIELSEELASNLIVMGTHGRSGIAHVVIGSVAERVIRSSHIPVMTVRF from the coding sequence ATGGAAAATCTATTCAAGAGAATATTGGTGCCTGTTGATTTTTCTGATGGCTCTATGAATTCCTTTAATCTCGCCGAATTTTTTTCAAAAGATAGAGGTTCAAAAATTATTCTTGTACATATAATTTCTGAGCCCTTGATAACCGATCCCATTCATTCCTCAGAATACTTTACCCCTAAGATTATTGCTGATTTGAAGGAAGAACTTGAAGAAAAGATACAGGAAGAATATGTTGAAAAATCAAATCTAAAAAATGACATCGAGACCGTTGTTCTGCGCGGCTATCCTCCCACGGAGATTATTTCATTGATAGAAAAGACTAACGCTGATTTGGTCGTAATGGGGACCCATGGCAGAAAGGGACTTGCTCATCTTCTTCTTGGAAGCGTTACGGAAAAAGTAATTAGAGCGTCAAAAGTACCTGTCATAACAATGAGAGTTGATACTGTAATAGCTCCTGAATCATATAATATTAAGAAAATTCTCGTACCTTATGATTTTTCACAGCTTTCAGAAAAGTCGCTTCATTTAGCAGAAAGGATTGCCAATTTTTATCATTCAGAGATTGATCTTGTATTTGTGAATCAGCCTATAACATATTATCCATATTATCTAAGCGACTATATTTCTGAGGAAGATGTGCTTGAAAAAATCGATGAAGAGATAAAAGAGAAATTGGAAGCCTTGGCGAATAGAGAAGAAAGTAAGAATATCAAGGTGGATACATTCGTTAAGAGAGGAGAACCATACGAGAAAATTATAGAACTTTCAGAAGAACTTGCGTCAAATTTAATCGTGATGGGGACACATGGACGAAGCGGAATTGCTCATGTAGTAATTGGTTCGGTGGCAGAAAGGGTAATAAGGTCGTCACATATACCTGTTATGACGGTCAGGTTTTGA